One region of Primulina tabacum isolate GXHZ01 chromosome 1, ASM2559414v2, whole genome shotgun sequence genomic DNA includes:
- the LOC142505302 gene encoding uncharacterized protein LOC142505302, translating to MEYESGWSCNLSFLGSCKCKKQLFVISIFSGCSLLDIFERLGKKCAEFTPEAMILQYVAPQHKMNVTLNNDDDVLNMIHLHMCMKLSMIELRAESKNEHVRNQIFGVYIILVRVDEEDRQRNSGNEADQASLSNTLDAWINCIHGVGQTFKDAAEFRRCVKNYAVSTRRSFSYRKNDSEKVTVTCTDTSCGWRIYASKYKADNIFAIRKCNLEHTCGENNLRSRGHPRADATWIANVVKGKLIGEPSYRPCTIQKDLQRDYGVELNYRNVWKGKELAMHDIHGTDKGCYDRLRWYCRAVKETNPGSVAECEIDIETNKFKRLFICLHACVVGFVTGCRPLIFLDGTHIKNKFKVCILLAVSKDANDDLFTIAYSVVDAENDINWEWFCYHLRSVLLSCQSIPFNEYTFFSDRHPGIIKAVNLLFTGSHHAYCLRHLVDNFVKVEHEQHIKNILESMPLARDFIVNSEPQSWANALFLGNRWGVINNNIAEC from the exons ATGGAATATGAAAGTGGGTGGTCTTGCAACCTGTCGTTTTTGGGTAGCTGTAAATGCAAGAAACAGTTGTTTGTGATTTCAATTTTCAGCGGTTGTAGTTTGCTGGACATTTTTGAGAGGCTTGGAAAAAAATGTGCTGAGTTTACTCCTGAAGCTATGATTCTGCAATACGTAGCCCCCCAACACAAGATGAACGTGACTTTGAACAACGATGATGATGTCCTAAATATGATTCATCTTCATATGTGTATGAAGCTCAGCATGATTGAATTGAGGGCAGAGAGTAAAAACGAACATGTCCGCAACCAAATATTCGGAG TTTATATCATATTGGTAAGGGTTGATGAGGAAGACAGACAGAGAAATAGTGGTAACGAAGCTGATCAAGCCTCTTTGAGCAATACACTAGATGCTTGGATTAATTGCATTCATGGTGTAGGTCAAACATTCAAAGATGCTGCTGAATTTAGAAGATGTGTTAAAAATTATGCTGTTTCTACAAGACGTTCATTTTCGTACAGAAAGAATGATAGCGAAAAAGTCACTGTTACTTGTACTGACACTAGTTGTGGATGGAGAATTTATGCTTCTAAATACAAAGCAGACAATATATTTGCGATCCGAAAATGCAATTTAGAGCATACATGTGGTGAGAATAATCTACGTAGTAGAGGACATCCTAGAGCAGATGCAACATGGATAGCTAATGTGGTGAAAGGCAAACTTATAGGAGAGCCCTCTTATCGTCCTTGTACAATTCAAAAAGACTTACAAAGAGATTATGGTGTAGAGTTAAACTATCGCAATGTGTGGAAGGGCAAGGAGTTAGCGATGCATGATATTCATGGCACAGATAAGGGATGCTATGATAGACTAAGATGGTATTGTCGAGCTGTTAAAGAAACGAATCCTGGAAGTGTTGCTGAGTGTGAGATTGATATCGAAACTAACAAATTTAAACGACTGTTCATTTGTTTGCACGCATGTGTAGTTGGTTTTGTTACTGGTTGTAGACCGTTGATTTTTTTGGACGGAACTCATATAAAGAATAAGTTTAAAGTTTGTATCCTACTTGCTGTGTCGAAGGATGCCAATGATGATCTTTTCACAATTGCTTATTCTGTTGTGGACGCGGAGAATGATATTAATTGGGAATGGTTTTGTTATCATCTGAGAAGTGTTTTGCTTTCGTGTCAAAGCATTCCATTCAATGAGTACACGTTTTTCTCTGACAGACATCCTGGGATTATCAAGGCAGTTAATCTACTATTTACGGGCAGTCACCATGCGTACTGCTTGAGACATTTAGTTGATAATTTTGTGAAAGTG GAGCATGaacaacatataaaaaatatccTGGAGTCCATGCCACttgctagggattttattgtaAATTCTGAACCACAGAGTTGGGCAAATGCATTGTTTCTTGGCAATAGATGGGGTGTTATAAATAATAACATCGCCGAATGTTGA